The following proteins are encoded in a genomic region of Microbacterium sp. NC79:
- a CDS encoding LytR C-terminal domain-containing protein, translating to MPSNFPRDRFDDVARDKGRVGAHRAELPRGRGWATFLWASVAAVVLFVGGVFGALVVMGKISFGDETPQTGITQAPIEARIDTSYSILILNATPDAAKTAEVTAILVANGWTQEQIFSIDSDDKDFARTTVYYPLPGDQSPALGVAGLVGDALVEQSDVYQVGDAADAAQLTIVIGADFTPAG from the coding sequence GTGCCTTCGAACTTCCCGCGTGATCGCTTCGATGATGTAGCCCGCGACAAGGGCCGCGTCGGAGCACACCGCGCTGAGTTACCGCGCGGGCGCGGCTGGGCCACATTTCTCTGGGCATCCGTCGCGGCCGTCGTCCTCTTCGTCGGCGGTGTTTTCGGAGCGCTTGTCGTGATGGGCAAGATTTCGTTTGGCGACGAGACGCCGCAAACGGGCATCACGCAGGCCCCGATCGAGGCCCGCATTGATACGAGCTACTCGATCCTGATTTTGAACGCGACACCGGACGCCGCGAAGACCGCTGAAGTCACCGCGATTCTGGTGGCGAATGGCTGGACGCAGGAGCAGATCTTCTCGATCGACTCGGACGATAAAGACTTCGCTCGCACTACGGTTTACTACCCACTCCCTGGAGATCAGAGCCCGGCTCTTGGTGTTGCCGGCCTCGTCGGCGATGCCCTCGTCGAACAAAGCGATGTCTACCAGGTGGGAGACGCGGCTGACGCTGCGCAGCTAACCATCGTGATCGGTGCCGATTTCACCCCTGCAGGCTGA
- a CDS encoding DUF3263 domain-containing protein translates to MSTSLAESEHDMLRFEAAWPQHSAAKEQAIAERWGLTAVRYYQVLARVSLSQAAVATDPFLAARIRRQRAGRAPLLGESAKDSGLGSIASSGAFELPA, encoded by the coding sequence ATGAGCACTTCTCTGGCTGAGTCCGAGCACGACATGCTGCGGTTCGAGGCCGCTTGGCCGCAACACTCCGCTGCGAAAGAGCAGGCGATTGCCGAGCGCTGGGGCCTCACAGCGGTGCGGTATTACCAGGTGCTGGCGCGCGTAAGCCTGTCGCAGGCGGCGGTGGCGACCGACCCTTTCCTGGCTGCCCGCATCCGGCGGCAGCGGGCAGGCCGAGCGCCGTTGCTGGGAGAATCTGCCAAGGATTCCGGGTTGGGTTCGATAGCATCATCGGGTGCCTTCGAACTTCCCGCGTGA
- a CDS encoding DUF2332 domain-containing protein: protein MSIAEVQERYARFATDEAPGRSSLYEAWAHIVASDSAVAAVVASFAPQRRQPPLIFAVMRLAGAPQESGTRWRDWVLAHAAEIRAAGEGRSVQTNEPLRCAALMPALAAIDGPIALIEIGASAGLCLYPDRYTYSYVTAAGEVARWAPEPAGAVTLQCALRGHVVPPLRSPTIVWRAGVDLNPLDARDDADRAWLRALVWPGETGREERIAAALDIVAAQPPLMVAGNAADVLPAVVAQAPAGARIVITTPGVLPHIAWAERERLIAVVRELADDWITLDAPRVHSAWTTSTVRVPADGFALARNGVVLAAADPLGRWIDWFDDESAAGAMS, encoded by the coding sequence GTGAGCATTGCTGAGGTTCAAGAGCGTTATGCGCGATTCGCGACAGACGAAGCGCCAGGTAGAAGCTCGCTATACGAGGCGTGGGCGCACATTGTTGCGTCGGACTCTGCGGTCGCCGCGGTCGTGGCCAGTTTTGCGCCGCAGCGCAGACAGCCGCCGCTGATCTTCGCCGTCATGCGTCTCGCCGGTGCTCCCCAGGAGAGCGGAACCAGGTGGCGCGACTGGGTTCTTGCGCACGCAGCGGAGATTCGTGCGGCAGGCGAAGGGCGGTCGGTGCAAACCAACGAGCCGCTTCGCTGTGCCGCACTGATGCCTGCGCTTGCCGCCATCGATGGGCCCATCGCGCTGATCGAGATCGGTGCTTCGGCCGGGCTCTGCCTCTACCCCGATCGCTACACCTACTCCTATGTCACCGCGGCGGGCGAGGTGGCGCGGTGGGCTCCGGAACCAGCCGGTGCTGTCACGCTGCAATGCGCACTTCGTGGCCACGTGGTTCCACCGCTTCGAAGCCCGACCATTGTGTGGCGCGCAGGCGTCGACCTGAATCCGCTGGATGCACGCGATGACGCCGACCGAGCATGGTTGCGAGCACTGGTATGGCCGGGGGAGACCGGCCGCGAAGAGCGGATCGCGGCCGCGCTCGATATTGTGGCTGCCCAACCGCCGCTCATGGTGGCGGGAAACGCGGCTGACGTGCTGCCCGCTGTCGTCGCTCAGGCTCCCGCTGGGGCGCGCATCGTGATCACCACGCCTGGGGTGCTGCCGCACATTGCATGGGCTGAGCGGGAACGCCTGATCGCAGTCGTACGCGAACTGGCGGATGACTGGATCACGCTGGATGCGCCACGCGTGCACTCAGCATGGACGACGTCGACGGTGCGGGTGCCCGCTGATGGTTTCGCGCTGGCTCGCAACGGTGTGGTGCTCGCTGCGGCCGATCCGCTTGGCCGCTGGATCGACTGGTTCGACGACGAGAGTGCTGCGGGGGCAATGTCGTAG
- the msrB gene encoding peptide-methionine (R)-S-oxide reductase MsrB yields MSYSVNKSDAEWREKLDANQFAVLREAATERAWTGELLDEHRAGLYTCAGCGAELFQSGTKFDSGCGWPSFYESVRPEAVELIEDNSHGMVRTEVRCAGCGGHLGHVFPDGFGTPTGDRYCMNSLALSFTPESE; encoded by the coding sequence ATGTCGTACAGCGTGAATAAGTCAGATGCCGAATGGCGCGAGAAGCTCGATGCCAACCAGTTTGCGGTGCTCCGCGAAGCGGCAACCGAGCGTGCTTGGACGGGTGAGCTCCTCGATGAGCACCGTGCGGGCCTCTACACCTGCGCGGGATGCGGTGCCGAGCTTTTCCAGAGCGGAACCAAGTTTGATTCCGGTTGCGGTTGGCCCAGCTTTTACGAGTCGGTACGGCCTGAGGCCGTCGAACTCATCGAAGACAATTCGCACGGCATGGTGCGCACCGAGGTGCGCTGTGCTGGGTGCGGTGGCCACCTCGGTCACGTCTTCCCCGATGGTTTCGGAACGCCGACTGGTGACCGTTACTGCATGAACTCGCTCGCGCTGTCGTTTACGCCCGAGAGCGAATGA
- a CDS encoding nitroreductase family protein, whose product MSVRDAVLMRRSWSKVTDDAPTHDDILALVEAASRVADHSSLSPWRVIELRGDARERLGRAINKANGDKGSSSKPLRAPLLLAIVFSPQKSGKVPSWEQEAVASGVAHTLSLMLDDEGWGVIWRTGGYTRSKAVAKMHKLGKREQLMGWLYVGGKPEGKREGRRKTTNPRKKVTAL is encoded by the coding sequence ATGAGTGTGCGCGATGCGGTGCTGATGCGCCGCTCCTGGTCCAAGGTCACGGATGATGCTCCGACGCACGACGACATCCTTGCGCTTGTTGAAGCTGCCAGCCGTGTCGCCGATCACTCGTCGCTGAGCCCCTGGCGCGTGATCGAGCTGCGCGGTGATGCCCGCGAAAGGCTGGGCCGCGCGATAAACAAGGCCAATGGTGACAAGGGATCTTCATCGAAGCCGTTACGCGCACCGCTGCTGCTGGCGATCGTCTTTTCCCCGCAGAAGAGCGGCAAGGTTCCGTCATGGGAGCAGGAGGCCGTTGCGTCAGGTGTCGCGCACACACTCAGCCTGATGCTCGACGATGAGGGCTGGGGTGTGATTTGGCGCACCGGCGGCTATACCCGCTCGAAGGCGGTCGCGAAGATGCACAAGCTCGGCAAGCGCGAGCAGCTCATGGGCTGGCTTTATGTGGGTGGCAAGCCCGAAGGTAAGCGCGAAGGGCGTCGCAAGACGACCAACCCGCGCAAGAAGGTCACGGCGCTGTAG
- a CDS encoding DMT family transporter gives MSRRTFWMGILAAIMVGALTAIQARINGNLGTRLENGFVAGFISFASGLAALIVITVLTKSGRAGAQRLVTGVRDRRIPWYLLTGGLAGAFSVATQGLTVGIIGVALFTVGIVAGQAVTGLIIDRIGYGPAGAVAVTVGRAAGAALALASVVVALTGDLLERTPWWILFMPFGVGVGIAYQQATNGRLGLLVGNPMTATLMNFIAGTTVLTIAAVISVTLMGPTNPWPTEPWLYVGGVIGVLYIFVSAAVVHRIGVLLLGLASVVGQLTTSVIVDAFFPASNPPAWWQSTIMVVLALAAVITATVPWNRLKRRRRR, from the coding sequence GTGAGTCGCAGAACCTTCTGGATGGGAATTCTCGCCGCGATCATGGTCGGTGCGCTCACCGCCATCCAGGCGCGTATCAACGGCAACCTCGGCACCCGCCTCGAGAACGGTTTTGTTGCCGGATTCATTTCGTTTGCATCTGGCCTTGCCGCGCTGATCGTCATCACGGTGCTCACGAAGTCGGGCCGAGCCGGCGCGCAGCGCTTGGTTACCGGCGTGCGCGATCGCCGGATTCCCTGGTACCTGCTCACCGGTGGCCTCGCTGGCGCGTTCTCGGTCGCAACACAGGGGCTCACAGTCGGCATTATTGGTGTCGCGCTTTTCACCGTCGGCATTGTTGCTGGGCAAGCCGTCACCGGCCTCATCATCGACCGCATCGGCTATGGGCCCGCAGGCGCGGTTGCCGTCACCGTCGGCCGCGCTGCCGGTGCAGCACTCGCGCTGGCCTCCGTCGTCGTTGCCCTCACCGGCGACCTGCTCGAGCGGACACCGTGGTGGATCCTGTTCATGCCATTCGGTGTTGGCGTCGGCATCGCCTATCAGCAGGCAACGAACGGGCGACTCGGCTTGCTCGTTGGCAACCCGATGACCGCGACGCTGATGAACTTCATCGCGGGCACGACGGTGCTGACGATTGCCGCCGTCATATCGGTCACCCTGATGGGTCCGACGAACCCCTGGCCCACCGAACCCTGGCTCTACGTCGGCGGTGTCATCGGTGTGCTGTACATTTTCGTGTCAGCCGCGGTCGTACACCGCATCGGCGTGCTCCTGCTTGGCCTTGCCAGTGTCGTCGGGCAACTCACGACATCGGTCATCGTTGACGCCTTCTTCCCGGCATCCAACCCGCCGGCATGGTGGCAGTCAACGATCATGGTCGTGCTGGCCCTCGCCGCAGTGATCACCGCGACGGTGCCATGGAACCGCCTGAAGCGACGCCGACGTCGTTAG
- a CDS encoding protein-disulfide isomerase, translated as MSNEEAEGTPAEEQNLPEAKPETGIVPTTTGTTPVAQESRRDAVREKAQLVSAQQKRSRLIWRSVIGFVAVAVIAAAAIVVTNVVAGEAGKPLSEPKNLVNGGFVVDVDLVSASTSAGNGTITEPTATPEATEEVPVEETPDATPTAAPLNVNIYTDYHDADASAFQIANAVQLAKWVREGAITLTYYPIATVTGQSNGTKYSVRAMASVGCVATYSPVSLFAYHHELLATQPAVETEGYSNAELADLAIAIGADQPKKVRACIEDETFTVWAKKQTDEVAGKKVADSKVKLDGSFLVLIDGVKYVGNPGNAAEFAQAVLKASSDAFYAPTPTPTPSEVATETPAPEATTPAPTESVTPAPGT; from the coding sequence ATGTCAAACGAAGAAGCAGAAGGAACGCCTGCGGAGGAGCAGAATCTCCCCGAGGCGAAGCCAGAAACCGGCATCGTTCCGACGACCACGGGTACCACCCCGGTTGCTCAGGAGTCGCGGCGTGATGCCGTGCGTGAGAAGGCCCAGTTGGTCTCCGCACAGCAAAAGCGCTCCCGCCTGATTTGGCGCAGCGTGATTGGTTTTGTGGCGGTCGCCGTGATCGCCGCCGCAGCTATCGTCGTCACGAACGTTGTCGCAGGCGAAGCGGGCAAGCCGCTCTCCGAGCCGAAGAACCTCGTTAACGGTGGCTTTGTTGTTGACGTTGACCTGGTGTCCGCGTCAACGTCAGCTGGCAACGGAACCATCACCGAGCCGACGGCGACCCCGGAAGCAACGGAAGAGGTTCCGGTCGAGGAAACCCCTGACGCGACGCCCACGGCTGCACCGTTGAACGTCAACATCTATACCGACTACCACGACGCTGATGCCTCCGCATTCCAGATCGCGAACGCTGTTCAGCTCGCAAAGTGGGTGCGTGAAGGCGCTATTACTCTGACGTACTACCCGATTGCCACCGTCACCGGCCAGTCGAACGGAACCAAGTACTCGGTTCGCGCGATGGCTTCCGTCGGGTGCGTGGCAACGTATTCGCCCGTCAGCCTGTTTGCCTACCACCATGAGCTCTTGGCAACGCAGCCGGCCGTCGAAACCGAGGGCTACTCCAACGCGGAGCTCGCTGACCTCGCCATCGCCATCGGCGCCGACCAGCCGAAAAAGGTGCGCGCTTGTATTGAAGACGAGACGTTCACGGTTTGGGCCAAGAAGCAGACAGACGAAGTTGCAGGCAAGAAGGTCGCTGACTCGAAGGTCAAGCTTGACGGCTCGTTCCTCGTGCTTATCGACGGTGTGAAGTACGTCGGTAACCCCGGCAATGCTGCCGAGTTTGCGCAGGCGGTTCTGAAGGCGTCATCTGACGCGTTCTACGCACCCACGCCGACGCCAACACCGAGCGAGGTCGCAACCGAAACGCCCGCGCCGGAAGCGACGACACCCGCACCGACAGAATCGGTCACGCCCGCACCTGGTACGTAA
- a CDS encoding ABC transporter ATP-binding protein produces MASVTFDAATRVYPGATRASVDKISLEIEDGEFLVLVGPSGCGKSTTLRMLAGLEEVNSGRILIGDRDVTDVPPKDRDIAMVFQNYALYPHMTVAENMGFALKIAGVSKQERAQRVEEAAKLLDLTDYLNRKPKALSGGQRQRVAMGRAIVREPQVFLMDEPLSNLDAKLRVQTRTQIASLQRRLGVTTVYVTHDQTEALTMGDRIAVLKDGLLQQVGTPRELYERPANEFVAGFIGSPAMNLFEAKIADGGVVWGNEIVAVERDVLAKATGETVTIGIRPEDLVLGGATDGGLPVTIDLVEELGADGYLYGRAGAGTDAEHEIVARVDGRNHPNAGETVSLKPVAGHLHVFDATTGERLTDKAIASA; encoded by the coding sequence ATGGCATCTGTAACTTTTGACGCCGCTACCCGCGTCTACCCGGGAGCAACGCGCGCCTCGGTTGACAAGATCAGCCTCGAGATCGAAGACGGCGAGTTCCTCGTTCTTGTCGGTCCTTCCGGTTGCGGTAAGTCGACCACCCTGCGCATGCTCGCTGGCCTCGAAGAGGTCAACTCGGGTCGCATCCTCATCGGCGACCGCGACGTCACCGACGTTCCGCCCAAGGACCGCGACATCGCGATGGTGTTCCAGAACTACGCGCTGTACCCGCACATGACGGTGGCTGAGAACATGGGCTTCGCGCTCAAGATCGCCGGCGTCAGCAAGCAGGAGCGCGCCCAGCGCGTTGAAGAGGCAGCCAAGCTCCTCGACCTCACCGACTACCTCAACCGCAAGCCGAAGGCTCTCTCGGGTGGTCAGCGTCAGCGTGTTGCTATGGGTCGCGCCATTGTGCGTGAGCCCCAGGTCTTCCTCATGGATGAGCCGCTGTCGAACCTTGACGCGAAGCTCCGTGTGCAGACGCGTACGCAGATCGCATCGCTGCAGCGTCGCCTTGGTGTCACCACGGTCTACGTCACGCACGACCAGACCGAGGCTCTCACCATGGGTGACCGCATCGCCGTTCTGAAGGACGGCCTGCTGCAGCAGGTTGGTACCCCGCGCGAGCTGTACGAACGCCCCGCAAACGAGTTCGTTGCTGGCTTCATCGGCTCCCCCGCCATGAACCTGTTCGAGGCAAAGATCGCAGACGGCGGCGTCGTCTGGGGCAACGAGATTGTCGCTGTTGAGCGCGACGTGCTCGCCAAGGCAACCGGCGAGACGGTCACGATTGGTATTCGCCCGGAAGACCTCGTTCTCGGTGGCGCAACCGACGGCGGCCTGCCCGTCACGATCGACCTGGTCGAAGAGCTCGGTGCTGACGGCTACCTCTATGGTCGCGCCGGTGCGGGCACGGACGCCGAGCACGAGATCGTGGCTCGCGTTGATGGCCGCAACCACCCGAACGCTGGCGAGACGGTTTCGCTCAAGCCTGTTGCCGGTCACCTGCACGTCTTCGACGCGACGACCGGTGAGCGTCTCACCGACAAGGCCATCGCTTCGGCGTAA